AAATAATCAGCAAAACCTTTAAATGTGTAACGTTATTAAAGTCCTATCATCACAAGCAAATTGAGAGTTTCAGAAGTGAGGTCAAAGTTAGTCTGATTCTACTGACGGTACCCCTAAAGAAGTCTAGATCTTAACTTCTAAAGCACAGTCTCTCATTGATATTGCTTTAAAAGATTATaggatatgtgtgtgtatatatatatatatatatatatatatatatatatatatatatatatatatatatatatatgaaattcgGTTTCATAGATACTTCTTTGCAGTGTTGAATCAATAGTTAAATACAAAGTTTACTCTTTTATGTGTAAATCCTGCACTGTAAGATTCACTACGGGCAATACAAAATGCTGAATAGCAGCTAATTGACTTAAAACAACAGTCTATTTCTCAGTTTCAAAGAATGCCAACAAAGTGTTTAATCATCCATCAGTTTGTTAGCAAACTAATAATGCTAAGTGTCAGCTCTTCTGTGATCCCCACAAGCCCAATCTGCCCAATCTGTCTTTCTTGACAGGCTGTTCTATATTATAACACAGCCAGTCAATTGGTTACCAAGCAACTGTTGATGCCAAGTTCTACATCATTTTCATGTTGAACCTACGGGGGCCTCCCTGCTCTACCCCTTCCACCACAGCCTCATTGGACTTCCGGGGAATGTACTCAATGTctatgttgtttttgtgttttccttttcctCGACTCCACACAAAAAGCAACAAGAAGCAAAACAAGACAACTCCTAAGAAAGTGAAGCATCCCATCGCTGTGGATACTAAAATTGTTTTAAGGTCCAGGGCAAAAGTCATATTGTACACATTAGTGCCATTCGAATTGGTGTTGTTTGCATCTGTTATATACATAGAGGTCCTGTTGGCATAAAGAGACCTGTCACTTGGAAAGCCCTTCACAGTCAAGGAGGCAGAGAAAGTATCATTTCCAGCTGCATTACTAGCTACACAAATATAGGTTCCACTATCCTGAACCTGGGCAAACTTGATTTTTAGTGTACCATCTCCAAGTACTGTAGCTCTCCCATTAGATTTCATTGTGACAAGCCTCCTACGTGGTGTAATCCAGAATACATCAGGCAAAGGATCACCATCTGCATTGCACAACAGTTGCGCTATCTGCCCTTCATCGACATGCAACTGTTGCATTTTCCTTTCCCGAATTTTTGGCTTTTGGCAGGTAAAGTAAAACGAAAGAACTGTACTATGAAAGTCCTTAAATTGCTTCCCTCTGATGCTCTCTGGAGCTACACAGACAGGCTCTGTGTCACCAAAAAACAGTGTGCGTCTTCTCTGCAGAATCCAAAGGAGACGGCAATCACAAGCCAGTGGGTTGTTGTCGATACAGAGTGTCTCAAGGGTTTTTGGAGACTGAAACACACTCTCTTCCAAGGTATCAAGCAGATTTCGTGAGACATTCAGAACCCGCAATGCACTCAAGCCTTGGAATGCATGGGATTCAATAGTGAGCAACAGGGCCCCCACCATGTGTATCTCTTGAAGGCGTACCAAATCTATGAACATGCCCGCCTCAATATTGCTTATGGGGTTGAAAGAGAGGTTAAGGTGAGTGAGATAAGTCAGGTGCTTAATAGCAAGAAATGGTACCATGGACAAGTTGGTGTTGGTGATAGACAGAGATGTAAGATTTAGGCTGTATAGACTGTTAACAGGGAGCACATCCAGCATAGGCCAGTAGTCTATCTCCAAATGCTTCAATCGGAATAGTTTCTTAAAGTACACATGCAGAGAGTTGATACTGAGATGGCTGAGCCTGAGGCTGACaaggttgtggaggtgtgataGTGCTTCTGTGGGAACTGCAGTCAGGTTGCATTTCTCCAATGTCAGCTGTTCCAAGCTCAACAGCCCACTAAATGCCCGGTGAGAAATGTAAACCAGGTCATTGTCCCCAACCTCAAAGGTCTTCAAATTATGTAAATCCTGAAACATGTAATccagcaaaataacaattttgttCTCACTGATATCCAGCTCAGTCAAATTGGATAATCCAGTAAACACCCCAAGTGGGATCAGCTTTATTCGATTGCTTTTCAAGCGAAGGGAACGTAAGTTGAAGAGGGTGTTAAACGATCCAGGTTCAACATTAGCAATGATATTGTCACTCAGGTCTAACTCCTCCAGTAATGGAAAGGCTGCAAACTCATCTGGGTTCACACTTTTTAACTTGTTCTTACTGAGGTCGAGAATCTTAGTCTCAATAGGGATGCCCTCTGGAATGCCAATCAGACGTTTACGGTGACAGATAACTGATTTGCTCTGGGCCGAGCATTCACAGCGGGCAGGGCATCCAACAGCTGACCCCATGCATATTACCACAAGAGCCAAACCTAGGAATGGCTGCCAGCATGATATAGCCGTATGAAGCATGACTTTGCTGATGCAGTCTACCATTCTGTCAAGGCtctgcaaaagaagaaaaaaataagtgtttaattaacgagaaagcaaaaaaaaagaaaaaagaaaaaagaacacacCATTGTATATTTTGAGGTTGGATGGCTCAAATAATAATATGCCAGAATAATCAGACTCAGGGTGCCAAAGCTGACTAAAGTACGGAAACACTAATCTGACAAAATAACACATGCGCAAGGTTTAATCTGTCAAGAATTACACACTTTCAGCCTGTTGGGCTTGTTTTTTATGACACTGCAAGTGACACTACAAGCTGCTTCTCaccatttttctttatttgaatatgGTAATATTCATCAATTTAACACATCATGGCACAATTGACATCAACCTAATTCTTAACATTCAAGGCATTACTTTGTTTATCAGTCAGATAAGGTCACCAGAACTAGGTTCCATTTTTTAGGAATGTGAACAAAAGCCAGAAAAATAAAGTTGTCAATGTGTTGCAGCTTgacatatacaatacaatataatatagtaatatacaccttttgtttttacagcaagTCTTTTTCTGCAATTCCTGTGTTTGAAAAAAACCCTGTGTGTTTTGAATAAGGTCTTCTCAGTCCATTAATcgcctgacttttttttttgcattgttaatATAAAAGGATTGAGAAGAGTCGTCAGATTAATATTGCACAAACAGTAAAGTGGCTTAATCAACAATGATGTGGCTACATTTGAAGAACACTCTCAATATATATTTTGGTTGATAACAAAATGTAAGAGGGTATTCAAATTAGTTTgatcaataattaacaaaatacaacttCTCTGTCCCAGTCAATTTCTGTTCTTaaac
The sequence above is a segment of the Polyodon spathula isolate WHYD16114869_AA chromosome 2, ASM1765450v1, whole genome shotgun sequence genome. Coding sequences within it:
- the LOC121327816 gene encoding leucine-rich repeat and immunoglobulin-like domain-containing nogo receptor-interacting protein 2 → MVDCISKVMLHTAISCWQPFLGLALVVICMGSAVGCPARCECSAQSKSVICHRKRLIGIPEGIPIETKILDLSKNKLKSVNPDEFAAFPLLEELDLSDNIIANVEPGSFNTLFNLRSLRLKSNRIKLIPLGVFTGLSNLTELDISENKIVILLDYMFQDLHNLKTFEVGDNDLVYISHRAFSGLLSLEQLTLEKCNLTAVPTEALSHLHNLVSLRLSHLSINSLHVYFKKLFRLKHLEIDYWPMLDVLPVNSLYSLNLTSLSITNTNLSMVPFLAIKHLTYLTHLNLSFNPISNIEAGMFIDLVRLQEIHMVGALLLTIESHAFQGLSALRVLNVSRNLLDTLEESVFQSPKTLETLCIDNNPLACDCRLLWILQRRRTLFFGDTEPVCVAPESIRGKQFKDFHSTVLSFYFTCQKPKIRERKMQQLHVDEGQIAQLLCNADGDPLPDVFWITPRRRLVTMKSNGRATVLGDGTLKIKFAQVQDSGTYICVASNAAGNDTFSASLTVKGFPSDRSLYANRTSMYITDANNTNSNGTNVYNMTFALDLKTILVSTAMGCFTFLGVVLFCFLLLFVWSRGKGKHKNNIDIEYIPRKSNEAVVEGVEQGGPRRFNMKMM